From the bacterium genome, the window ACTCAAGGAAAGTAACCTTAAGATCCAGCTGCATCAGCATGGCCGTGGCCAACTTCGCGGGGTTCTTTCTGGGCGCCATGCCTCTTTGCCACGGCGCCGGCGGACTGGCCGCGCATTACCGTTTCGGCGCGCGTACCGCGGGGTCGAACCTCATCATAGGAACCATATTTATCGTTCTGGCCGTATTTTTCGGACCCCATGTACTCTCGATACTGTACCTGGTCCCGATCTCGATCCTGGGCATCCTGCTCTTTTTTGCGGGAAGCCAGCTTTCACTTGAGATTATTGACATGAAGAATCGTAAGGACCTTTTCGTTTCCCTCGTTATCCTTGGGGTGACCCTTGCCTCGAACCTGGCCGTCGGCTTCATCCTGGGTATTGGAATAGCGTATGCGTTAAAGTCCGACAGATTGAAAATCTGATGCCATACCCGGAATCCGTCGATTGGGCCCCTCCGGCCGGGGTCGGGGCGTCGATCAACAGTTCCTGACGCTGCCCGGACATTTTCTTCGGACCCGAACCGAAAAAACGGCCTCTCCGATGCCCCGACCGGGGGCTGTTTCAGACCAATCGCGGATTTCGGGACCCTTCTCCTTCTTCCCCCCGCAGACAGCGCTGTGCTAAAATCTGCCCGTGAGCGTCCTTTACTTCCTAGACCTCCTGGGAACAGCCGCCTTCGCCGCATCGGGCGCCCTCGCCGGCGTTCAGCGCAGGATGGACCTGCTGGGCGTCGTGGTCCTCGCCCTCGTCACCGCCGTGGGCGGCGGAACGATCAGGGACATCCTTCTCGGCACCGTCCCTCCCTTCTGCTTCACGGACGAGAACTACCTCTACCTGTCCATCGTCGTAGCCCTTTTCATCTTCTACTTCCACCACAGCCTGGACTTTCTCCACAGGCCCCTCCTCTACTTCGACGCCCTGGGGCTGGGAACGTTCCTGGTCATCGGCACCGGCAAGGCCCTCAAGTACAATGCCGGCTTCCTTGTAGCCGTGATGATGGGGGTCATGACCGCGACGGCCGGGGGGGTCGTCAGGGACGTCCTG encodes:
- a CDS encoding trimeric intracellular cation channel family protein, which encodes MSVLYFLDLLGTAAFAASGALAGVQRRMDLLGVVVLALVTAVGGGTIRDILLGTVPPFCFTDENYLYLSIVVALFIFYFHHSLDFLHRPLLYFDALGLGTFLVIGTGKALKYNAGFLVAVMMGVMTATAGGVVRDVLSDQVPFILQKEIYATACIFGGILYYILYRFGLSESLTAVIAALVVVIIRVIAIHRHWSLPVAKID